The following proteins are co-located in the Pseudomonas antarctica genome:
- a CDS encoding glycoside hydrolase family 19 protein: MPITEQQLLQILPNAGRQAGVFVPALNTAMNRYGIVGTARVAAFIAQVGHESGQLRYVREIWGPTAQQLTYEGRADLGNTMKGDGSKFRGRGLIQITGRANYAACGEALGLDLVNNPELLEQPQHAAMSAAWFWLTRGLNTLADQGEFTKITRRINGGLTGKADRQELYDKALKVLA, from the coding sequence ATGCCGATTACCGAGCAGCAGTTGCTGCAGATCCTCCCTAACGCCGGCCGACAAGCCGGCGTTTTTGTTCCTGCACTGAACACCGCCATGAACCGCTACGGAATCGTGGGCACGGCGCGGGTCGCCGCGTTCATCGCCCAGGTCGGGCATGAGTCCGGCCAACTGCGCTACGTGCGCGAGATCTGGGGGCCGACGGCGCAGCAGCTCACATACGAAGGTCGTGCCGATCTGGGCAACACCATGAAGGGGGATGGTTCCAAGTTCCGTGGCAGGGGCCTGATCCAGATCACCGGTCGGGCGAACTACGCAGCGTGCGGCGAAGCCCTGGGCCTGGACCTGGTCAATAATCCGGAGCTGCTTGAGCAGCCGCAGCACGCCGCGATGTCGGCTGCCTGGTTCTGGTTGACGCGGGGGCTCAACACGTTGGCAGATCAGGGTGAGTTCACGAAGATCACGCGGCGCATCAATGGCGGGCTCACCGGTAAGGCTGATCGCCAGGAGCTGTACGACAAGGCGCTGAAGGTGCTGGCGTGA